The following proteins are co-located in the Gorilla gorilla gorilla isolate KB3781 chromosome 7, NHGRI_mGorGor1-v2.1_pri, whole genome shotgun sequence genome:
- the LOC134759075 gene encoding NK1 transcription factor-related protein 1-like gives MAEAGVRERGRGRGRALATFPTAPEDRRGLPQRRGDTRVRGAGPGAGDCGRRGGARRPPSEPRNSRPAKAAGPCREDPTADGGEDAPGGAGTGSDSRATAASAGAPAPGKSSHKSLNLKLHSQRKGLQGRAPCAATACSFEAL, from the coding sequence ATGGCCGAAGCCGGCGTTCGCGAGCGGGGGCGCGGACGCGGGCGCGCGCTCGCCACTTTCCCGACCGCGCCCGAAGACCGCCGAGGCCTCCCGCAGCGCCGCGGTGACACCCGGGTCAGGGGCGCGGGGCCGGGCGCCGGGGATTGTGGGAGGCGCGGGGGGGCGCGCCGGCCGCCTTCGGAGCCCCGCAACTCGCGTCCTGCAAAGGCCGCCGGGCCCTGTCGAGAAGACCCGACCGCAGATGGCGGGGAGGATGCTCCCGGCGGCGCGGGAACCGGGTCTGACTCCCGAGCCACCGCCGCTTCCGCAGGGGCGCCGGCCCCGGGAAAGTCAAGTCATAAATCCCTGAATCTAAAACTCCATTCTCAGAGAAAAGGCCTCCAAGGACGGGCGCCGTGCGCGGCAACTGCCTGCAGTTTTGAAGCCCTTTGA